The nucleotide sequence CTTTAAAGGAGCAGGGGAAAATGAATTATCAAGTAATTATTCCAGCTGCCGGCCGGGGAACGAGAATGAAAGCAGACAAAAATAAGCTGCTGCTCTTGCTGAATGGGCGTCCGGTTATCATTCATACGCTGGAGGTTTTTGAGCAAGATCCGAATTGCAGTGGTATTATTCTCGTTGTCCAGCCTGAGGAAACAACCATGTTCTCCAATTTGATTCATGAATATGATGTCTCCAAAGTGAAGAAGCTGGTTCCTGGTGGTAATGAGCGGCAGCAAAGTGTATTTAATGGCTTGAAAGAAGCGGATCAGACCGGAATTATTCTTGTTCATGATGGAGCAAGACCTTTCATTACAAGGCCGATCATCAGCCAGCTTGTTGAGAAAGCAACAGAAGAAGGAGCGGCAATTG is from Bacillus sp. PK3_68 and encodes:
- the ispD gene encoding 2-C-methyl-D-erythritol 4-phosphate cytidylyltransferase, with the protein product MNYQVIIPAAGRGTRMKADKNKLLLLLNGRPVIIHTLEVFEQDPNCSGIILVVQPEETTMFSNLIHEYDVSKVKKLVPGGNERQQSVFNGLKEADQTGIILVHDGARPFITRPIISQLVEKATEEGAAIVAVPVKDTIKRVEGGVVAETIERSSLWSVQTPQAFRVPLIMQAHRQAQEDRYMGTDEASLAERANIRVQIVEGDYDNIKLTTPEDLVFAKAIIQKRKSL